One window of Centropristis striata isolate RG_2023a ecotype Rhode Island chromosome 21, C.striata_1.0, whole genome shotgun sequence genomic DNA carries:
- the LOC131960144 gene encoding zinc finger protein 271-like encodes MDGGLSALTGPSLPLSTLRLVIPPIRLLSAAIWQTVEQKIVSDYGLLEEFVFMVTEMVPQLLSTRQRAELILGLRARLILELCRSEETADPQIIQPHLDRMQDLRSLWNVEADNADQESSDSHFMGLVKNLLRDPDERRNFFQDVFPGDFGPTYDKAIQTLMWLFLSRLEKLLPNQTLQQIASLLSDASSVLNECMETFAQPQELKTLLDNQKDLSQLDDIDSYIVDSGILSALCLPPVERVVIVNEQTETDAESGLMYTVCTEMEVESENKEVYVEGTANSDECVQTQWFGLGSEVKAEMDTEVVTDPVEGAEASEGEMADDQSGTLMIGEDGQVTVLDGVEKKQNRRGRKKKRPEDEDFEGQSRTRAKQEDPEFEVLWERPVRKNRGLKMKRYLSQWRKSGKAQGGNTTNPKKFARTQASAKSNDLDERTCKVCGKVVTRAKFLERHMNRHSEELPFSCPACKRFYKSLRYLQQHRCPNQTKDKEQETAEEEGEQSSSGALCKETNEEQPSDGAAQDPDYSPSGEGRSSREAGQKSPDGNKSVIEGPFYCPHCSVEFKCKQTFRFHLRNICYNEQQVDPEKPEDVKHCFRCDECDKAFKYKSTLDSHKQTHNPLYCEVCMKLVRDSEALAMHKESHTPFQCNQCEENFPVFKALHKHYIDIHNPTEPFTCTHCQTTFASLKRFIRHEWKHTGYQPFQCPHCSKRFRSYSDLVEHQKKHTKAYPFLCWECGKKFRHGVTLTRHVERVHHSGEPIIEKPTPTFTCAQCGKTFTSRRCLLKHDNFHHKGLRFPCEHCGKGFFGKDALVRHTLIHTGERPFKCDDCDKSFRSAAELKIHRRYHTGERPFKCNVCEKGFVQSCFLTLHMRTHTGERPYVCSVCSKGFSSLHGLKRHRRLVHA; translated from the exons ATGGACGGAGGACTGTCAGCTTTAACCG gtccctctctccccctctccaccCTGCGCCTGGTAATCCCTCCGATCCGGCTGCTCTCGGCAGCCATCTGGCAGACGGTGGAGCAGAAAATTGTGTCGGATTATGGACTGCTTGAGGAGTTTGTGTTCATGGTTACAGAGATGGTTCCTCAACTTCTCTCCACAAGGCAGCGAGCTGAACTCATCCTGGGTCTCAGAGCACGG CTGATCCTGGAGCTGTGTCGCTCCGAGGAGACCGCTGACCCTCAGATCATTCAGCCACACCTGGACCGGATGCAGGACCTCCGGTCTCTGTGGAACGTGGAG GCTGATAATGCAGACCAGGAATCATCTGACTCACATTTCATGGGTCTGGTCAAAAACCTGCTGAGAGATCCTGATGAGAGAAGGAACTTCTTCCAG GATGTTTTCCCAGGAGACTTTGGTCCCACGTATGACAAAGCAATCCAGACCCTGATGTGGCTGTTTCTGTCAAGACTTGAAAAGCTTCTTCCCAACCAAACGCTCCAACAG aTTGCGTCTCTGCTCAGCGACGCCTCGTCTGTCCTGAATGAATGCATGGAGACTTTTGCTCAGCCTCAGGAGCTGAAAACCCTGCTGGACAATCAGAAAGACCTCAGCCAATTAGACGACATCG ACTCGTACATAGTTGACAGTGGGATCCTGTCGGCTCTGTGTCTCCCTCCTGTGGAGAGAGTTGTGATCGTCAATGAACAAACAGAAACGGATGCAGAGAGCGGACTCATGTACACCGTCTGCACAGAGATGGAGGTGGAGTCTGAGAACAAAGAGGTGTACGTAGAGGGGACCGCCAACTCTGACGAGTGTGTTCAAACCCAGTGGTTTGGCCTGGGCAGCGAGGTGAAAGCAGAGATGGACACCGAGGTGGTCACGGATCCCGTGGAAGGCGCCGAGGCCAGCGAGGGGGAAATGGCGGACGACCAGTCTGGAACCCTGATGATCGGGGAGGACGGGCAGGTCACGGTGCTGGACGGCGTGGAGAAGAAGCAGAACAGACGCGGGAGGAAAAAGAAACGTCCCGAAGATGAAGACTTCGAGGGGCAGAGCAGAACGAGGGCCAAACAGGAAGATCCAGAGTTTGAGGTGTTGTGGGAGAGACCGGTGCGGAAGAACCGCGGACTCAAGATGAAACGCTACCTGTCGCAGTGGAGGAAGTCGGGCAAGGCACAGGGCGGAAACACGACCAACCCGAAGAAGTTTGCTAGAACCCAAGCCTCGGCGAAGAGCAACGACTTGGACGAGAGAACGTGCAAAGTGTGCGGCAAGGTGGTGACCCGCGCTAAGTTTTTAGAGCGCCACATGAACCGCCACTCGGAGGAGCTGCCGTTCTCCTGCCCCGCCTGCAAAAGGTTCTATAAGAGCTTGCGGTACTTGCAGCAACACAGATGTCCAAATCAGACAAAAGATAAGGAGCAAGAGACTGCGGAAGAGGAGGGCGAACAGTCCTCCAGCGGGGCTCTCTGTAAGGAAACCAACGAGGAGCAGCCGTCCGACGGCGCCGCTCAGGACCCCGATTACTCCCCGTCCGGAGAGGGGCGGTCCTCCAGAGAAGCGGGTCAGAAGAGCCCCGACGGGAATAAAAGCGTGATAGAAGGTCCGTTTTACTGTCCTCACTGCAGCGTCGAGTTCAAGTGCAAACAAACTTTTAGGTTCCACTTAAGGAATATTTGCTACAATGAGCAACAAGTTGATCCGGAAAAACCCGAGGACGTTAAACACTGTTTCAGGTGCGACGAATGCGACAAGGCGTTCAAATACAAATCGACGTTGGACTCCCACAAACAAACCCACAACCCGCTGTACTGCGAGGTGTGCATGAAGCTGGTGCGGGACTCCGAGGCGCTGGCCATGCACAAAGAGTCCCACACGCCGTTCCAGTGCAACCAGTGCGAGGAGAACTTCCCCGTGTTCAAGGCGCTCCACAAGCACTACATCGACATCCACAACCCCACCGAGCCGTTCACCTGCACCCACTGTCAGACCACCTTCGCCAGCTTGAAGCGTTTCATCCGCCACGAGTGGAAACACACCGGCTACCAGCCGTTCCAGTGTCCGCACTGCAGCAAGAGGTTCCGGTCCTACTCCGACCTGGTGGAgcaccagaaaaaacacaccaaagcgTATCCGTTCCTCTGCTGGGAGTGCGGCAAGAAATTCCGCCACGGCGTCACGCTGACGAGACACGTGGAGCGCGTGCACCACTCCGGAGAGCCGATCATCGAGAAGCCCACGCCCACTTTCACCTGCGCCCAGTGCGGGAAGACGTTCACGTCGAGGAGGTGTCTCCTGAAACACGACAACTTCCACCACAAAGGGCTGCGGTTCCCGTGCGAGCACTGCGGGAAGGGGTTCTTCGGCAAGGACGCTTTAGTGCGGCACACGTTGATTCACACCGGGGAGAGACCGTTCAAGTGCGACGACTGCGATAAGTCTTTCAGATCTGCTGCAGAGTTAAAAATACACAGGAGATACCACACCGGGGAACGGCCGTTTAAGTGCAACGTGTGTGAAAAAGGTTTCGTCCAGTCGTGCTTTCTGACTTTACACATGCGGacccacacaggagagagaccatACGTCTGTTCAGTCTGTAGCAAGGGGTTTTCAAGCTTGCACGGCTTGAAACGACACAGGAGACTCGTTCACGCGTAG
- the LOC131959597 gene encoding zinc finger protein 37-like: protein MEGNVSNANCSPLPLSALRLLVPPIRLVSAAMWQTVQQKVVADYGMLEEFVSMVTDIVPELLTPSEKVQLILGLRARLLLELCRSEAAADAELLQTHLDRVQTLIQTWVMNAGAATMEVAHLDFVELVKKLLKNPDERENFFQNVFPEEFGPSYDDALTSLMLMFLSRLEQFLPLQTFQQVASMFGEVSLAVDECLDPVSQHEEFRTLLQYHKDLRQLDYNYGSLEGTFIISALKLPTVERNETDKAQTKTLDNVLSCSSDLEKESLTLSSTTQMKIKETKSKIIVESDTQVLLEMIEKENRLEDAPGLLKQCHVQLERLDAPLRSPSRPVRKNRGTRMKKILLEEKKALGEETLTASKSRRTKPSDWSLLHVSDNEEDDSYMAPINNSSEEDSWSYYSDKSSHSLADSWSSYSADGSFFGTPVCSPTHGDSLSSGSNEAPDFLRSKNESAICRQKDVSNNKPSAPKKTPGKLKKFLCLICKQHVDRGLRSHMKTHFPNEDYACPQCDSRFHLFSSFKLHLSRTCFECGKQQVDMQKPEDAKGLYRCDQCDEAFRYKVSLARHKLTHNELYCSVCRRVLQDAASLARHKASHTLFQCIRCEDTFPHFRPLVKHCENVHKISRPFKCNYCTKVVSQLRFLIPHEWKHTGHLPFQCAQCGLRFRNDGDLTSHQRVHTREKPFLCAECGKTFAQKSNLLRHLNLIHGESRNKKNHSCSECEKSFKEKGALKKHQRTKHLKELFRHPCPYCGKMLSSSTISRHKLIHTGERPFKCTIPECDKHFRSNPEVKKHVLLHHTTERPYKCDVCGKGFIKMCYLNTHAKTHSGEKPFVCHICGKAFPRVHSMRRHKKLVHTFVTN, encoded by the exons ATGGAAGGAAACGTTTCCAATGCTAATT GTAGCCCTCTGCCGCTCTCCGCTCTCAGACTCCTGGTCCCGCCCATCAGACTGGTGTCAGCAGCCATGTGGCAGACCGTCCAGCAGAAAGTTGTGGCTGATTATGGGATGCTGGAGGAGTTTGTTTCCATGGTTACAGACATTGTTCCAGAGCTACTCACCCCCTCTGAGAAAGTCCAGCTGATCCTGGGGCTGAGAGCACGG CTCCTTCTGGAGTTGTGTCggagtgaagctgctgctgacGCTGAGCTGCTTCAGACACACCTGGACAGAGTGCAGACGCTAATCCAGACATGGGTTATGAAT GCTGGTGCTGCAACTATGGAAGTGGCACACTTAGACTTTGTGGAGTTGGTTAAAAAGTTGCTGAAAAATCCAGATGAGAGGGAAAACTTCTTTCAG AACGTTTTCCCTGAAGAGTTTGGTCCCTCATATGATGATGCTCTGACCTCcttgatgttgatgtttctgTCCAGACTCGAACAGTTTCTTCCTCTTCAAACCTTCCAACAG GTTGCCTCCATGTTTGGTGAGGTGTCCTTAGCTGTGGATGAGTGTTTGGACCCTGTCTCTCAACACGAGGAGTTCAGAACGCTGCTGCAGTATCACAAAGACCTCAGACAGCTGGACTACAACT atGGCTCTCTGGAGGGCACCTTCATTATTTCAGCCCTGAAGCTTCCTACTGTAGAAAGAAACGAGACGGATAAAGCACAAACCAAAACCCTGGATAATGTGCTCTCATGTTCTTCAGATTTAGAGAAGGAATCTCTGACGTTGTCTTCTACaacacagatgaaaataaaagaaacaaagagtaAGATAATAGTTGAAAGTGACACACAGGTGCTTTTGGAAatgattgaaaaagaaaatcGACTAGAAGACGCTCCTGGCCTCCTGAAACAGTGTCACGTTCAGCTGGAGCGACTGGACGCGCCGCTGCGTTCTCCGTCTCGACCTGTGAGGAAGAACAGAGGCACCAGGATGAAAAAGATCCtgctggaggagaaaaaagCTCTTGGTGAAGAAACACTCACCGCCTCCAAATCCAGGAGGACAAAACCCTCCGATTGGTCTCTTTTACACGTCTCAGACAACGAGGAAGACGACTCGTACATGGCTCCTATTAACAACAGCAGCGAGGAAGACTCCTGGTCTTACTACTCTGATAAATCTTCTCATAGTCTGGCTGATTCATGGAGCAGCTACTCAGCCGACGGGTCTTTCTTTGGGACTCCGGTCTGTAGTCCGACTCACGGTGATTCGTTGTCTAGCGGCTCAAATGAAGCCCCCGATTTTCTACGGTCTAAGAACGAATCGGCGATCTGCAGACAGAAGGACGTCTCAAACAATAAACCAAGCGCTCCCAAAAAGACTCCAGGAAAACTGAAGAAATTCCTGTGTTTAATCTGCAAGCAGCACGTGGATCGAGGCCTCAGATCTCACATGAAGACCCATTTCCCCAACGAGGACTACGCCTGCCCCCAATGCGACAGCCGCTTCcacctcttttcttcttttaagcTGCATTTAAGCAGAACCTGCTTCGAGTGCGGGAAGCAGCAGGTGGACATGCAGAAGCCCGAAGACGCCAAGGGGCTGTACAGGTGCGACCAATGCGACGAGGCGTTCAGGTACAAGGTCTCGCTCGCACGGCACAAACTGACCCACAACGAGCTCTACTGCAGCGTGTGTCGGAGGGTTTTGCAGGACGCCGCTTCGCTAGCGAGGCACAAAGCTTCTCACACGCTGTTCCAGTGCATCCGCTGCGAGGACACCTTCCCTCATTTCAGGCCCCTGGTGAAACACTGCGAGAACGTGCATAAAATCAGCCGGCCGTTCAAGTGCAACTACTGCACCAAAGTCGTGTCCCAGCTGCGGTTTTTAATCCCGCACGAGTGGAAACACACGGGGCACCTGCCCTTCCAGTGCGCTCAGTGCGGCCTGAGGTTCAGAAACGACGGAGATCTCACGTCCCACCAGAGAGTCCACACCAGAGAGAAACCCTTCCTGTGCGCAGAGTGCGGGAAAACCTTCGCCCAGAAGTCCAACCTGCTGCGCCACCTCAATCTAATCCACGGCGAGTCCCGAAACAAGAAGAACCACTCCTGCAGCGAGTGTGAGAAGTCGTTTAAAGAGAAAGGAGCTCTGAAGAAACACCAGCGGACCAAACACTTGAAGGAATTGTTCCGTCACCCGTGTCCGTACTGTGGGAAGATGCTCTCCTCGTCTACGATCTCCAGGCATAAATTAATTCACACGGGAGAGAGACCTTTTAAATGCACCATACCTGAATGTGACAAACACTTCAGATCAAACCCGGAAGTGAAGAAGCACGTCCTGTTACATCACACGACAGAGAGGCCTTATAAATGTGACGTTTGTGGAAAAGGCTTTATTAAGATGTGTTATCTCAACACACATGCTAAGACACATTCAGGAGAGAAACCCTTTGTTTGTCATATCTGCGGCAAGGCTTTCCCCAGAGTCCACAGCATGAGAAGACACAAGAAACTTGTACATACATTTGTTAcgaattaa